Proteins found in one Mucilaginibacter gracilis genomic segment:
- a CDS encoding FadR/GntR family transcriptional regulator produces the protein MKNTIRNLQAIQVESPVDKIILQLKQLMTSGQLKPGDRLPAERQLAERLGVGRSYVREAILKLEFYGLLRTSPQSGTYVSGMSIKVMDNLITDIIKFNKDDFSALIEARYYIELDAVRLAAERRTQQDLHALKIAIADYELKISQDVDAVEEDMLFHIKIAESTKNSVIESMMVVLIPDLIKNIIESKVCGKDRGKLAVKEHRLILQAIEDQDVDAAENAMAAHLDEVLQVARTAFAANQIIGKH, from the coding sequence TTGAAAAATACGATCAGGAACTTACAGGCTATTCAGGTTGAATCGCCTGTAGATAAAATTATCCTTCAGTTAAAACAACTCATGACCTCCGGTCAGTTAAAACCCGGCGACCGCCTGCCTGCCGAAAGGCAACTTGCCGAAAGGCTTGGCGTTGGCCGCAGCTATGTACGCGAAGCCATTTTAAAGCTTGAGTTTTATGGATTATTACGAACATCGCCCCAAAGCGGAACTTATGTATCGGGCATGAGTATCAAAGTAATGGACAACCTGATAACTGATATTATTAAGTTTAATAAGGACGATTTTAGCGCACTGATAGAAGCGCGATATTATATAGAGCTTGATGCCGTAAGGCTTGCTGCCGAACGACGCACACAGCAAGACCTGCATGCCCTTAAAATAGCGATTGCGGATTATGAACTGAAGATATCGCAGGATGTTGACGCTGTTGAGGAAGATATGCTTTTCCACATCAAGATTGCAGAGTCGACCAAAAACTCGGTCATAGAATCAATGATGGTAGTTTTAATACCCGACCTTATCAAAAACATCATCGAAAGTAAGGTGTGCGGTAAAGATCGAGGAAAATTGGCGGTTAAAGAACACCGCTTAATTTTACAAGCCATTGAAGACCAAGACGTAGATGCCGCCGAAAATGCCATGGCTGCCCACCTCGACGAAGTTTTACAGGTTGCACGCACCGCTTTTGCAGCTAATCAAATTATAGGTAAACACTAA
- a CDS encoding SusC/RagA family TonB-linked outer membrane protein: MKIKPLLKLKLVCSLFYKTPTGLLVKYFEAYKKPLKMQANALCLLLIFLLPAAFSVPAFAQKAIMVAGTVKDSHGEPLIGVAVRVKGTNNGTSTNIDGKYQLSVADKNATLVFTYIGFVTAEQPLGGKIVLNIALKDEAKSLNEVVILGYGQAKRKDLTGSVGTVDMGDLNKAPVKSFDDALAGRVAGVQVTSPDGQPGASPAIVIRGGNSVTQDNSPLYVIDGFPIEGYNNNALDPADIESIEVLKDASSTAIYGARGANGVIIITTKRGKSGPPVVTYSTYYGIQNNTGTVKVMDPYNYVKYQLEIDSVTNSVLYNIYNPTTNPTGTQSLESYRDAPAIDWQKQIFRKALMQNHSLAIRGGNKDTKYTISGSFLGQDGTVIASGFKRYQGRFTLDQNVTDKLKVGINSNYSYLITNGTQVGGVSSTNDALLISTWRYRPLAGPNEDLNSLLTAAQDLDVVSSTNYQWNPVLTLNNELRNRYQTLITTNAYLDYSFIPELRLRITGGINSSHLEADQFNTSNSRLGSPTSTLGQGGPNGSVTYGDITNLVNENTLTYNKVFARKHALNVLVGFTMGQNTTSTSGGGAILVPNESLGVNGLSQGQPFSITSSKSTNTLVSFLSRVNYNYDSKYLATASFRTDGSSKFLDGNIWGYFPSGSLAWRFSQENFAKPLKFLSDGKIRASYGITGNNRVNDQAAYALLGQGGAAGAYTPGNVYISGAYPLNLANPNLKWENTAEADLGIDLSLLNQRITFTADVYNKKTTNLLLNASLPGVTGYASAFQNVGSVQNRGLEFALSTANITNKDFTWNTSFNISFNRTKVLSLTSGQSYLNTIVKFSGANFVAASPAFIAQVGQPVSMFYGLVSDGVYQTSDYNQTSPGVYVLKPGIPTYGSTVLKTPGAWKFKDLNGDGVIDVNDLTTIGNPNPKFIGGFSNNFTYKGFDLNVFLQYSYGNQIMNVNRLLMEGGAGVSVTVGANQFASYADRWEPDNPSNTYARAGAGGASPAYYASRDVEDGSFIRLKTVNLGYTFKTAWVKKANLAALRLYASAQNLYTLTKYSGLDPEVNSYPSALTTGMDYSGYPRAKVITLGLNLTF; the protein is encoded by the coding sequence ATGAAAATAAAACCTTTACTTAAACTAAAATTAGTATGCTCTCTTTTTTACAAAACACCCACCGGCTTGCTGGTTAAGTATTTTGAGGCCTACAAAAAACCCTTAAAAATGCAAGCCAATGCGCTGTGTTTACTATTAATATTTTTACTGCCAGCTGCTTTTTCTGTACCAGCTTTTGCCCAAAAAGCTATTATGGTTGCCGGTACGGTAAAGGATAGCCATGGCGAACCGCTTATTGGTGTTGCCGTTAGGGTAAAGGGTACTAACAATGGTACAAGCACCAATATTGATGGAAAGTATCAGCTTTCGGTTGCGGATAAAAACGCCACGCTGGTATTCACCTACATTGGTTTTGTTACCGCCGAGCAGCCTTTAGGTGGTAAGATTGTACTAAACATCGCCCTGAAAGACGAAGCGAAAAGCCTTAACGAGGTTGTTATATTGGGCTACGGGCAGGCTAAACGGAAAGACCTGACGGGCTCGGTAGGAACGGTTGATATGGGCGATTTGAACAAAGCACCTGTAAAATCGTTCGACGATGCTTTGGCAGGACGTGTTGCGGGGGTGCAGGTAACATCGCCCGACGGGCAGCCCGGTGCTTCGCCTGCTATCGTGATCCGCGGCGGCAACTCAGTTACACAGGATAACTCGCCACTGTATGTAATTGATGGTTTCCCGATAGAGGGCTATAATAACAATGCTCTGGACCCTGCGGATATCGAATCGATAGAAGTTTTAAAGGACGCATCCTCAACCGCCATTTACGGTGCGCGTGGTGCTAATGGTGTAATCATCATTACCACAAAACGCGGCAAAAGCGGTCCGCCGGTAGTAACTTACAGTACTTATTACGGTATACAAAACAATACCGGTACCGTAAAAGTAATGGACCCCTACAATTACGTAAAGTACCAGCTGGAAATAGACTCGGTTACCAACAGCGTGCTGTATAATATTTACAACCCTACAACCAATCCCACAGGAACACAAAGCCTTGAAAGTTATCGTGATGCTCCGGCTATTGACTGGCAAAAGCAAATATTCCGCAAGGCACTTATGCAAAACCATTCGCTGGCTATAAGAGGTGGTAATAAAGATACTAAATACACCATTTCGGGCTCATTCCTGGGGCAAGACGGAACCGTGATAGCATCGGGCTTTAAGCGTTACCAGGGAAGGTTTACTTTAGATCAGAATGTAACCGATAAATTAAAGGTAGGCATTAATAGCAATTACAGTTACCTGATAACAAACGGAACCCAGGTAGGCGGCGTAAGCTCCACCAATGATGCCTTACTAATCAGTACATGGCGTTACAGACCGCTTGCAGGGCCGAATGAAGACCTGAACTCACTATTAACAGCTGCCCAGGATCTTGATGTGGTATCGTCAACCAACTATCAATGGAACCCTGTGCTAACCTTAAACAACGAACTGCGTAACCGTTACCAAACGCTGATAACCACAAATGCCTATTTAGATTATAGCTTTATACCCGAATTACGACTCAGAATAACGGGTGGCATCAACAGCAGCCATCTTGAGGCCGACCAGTTTAATACATCTAATTCGAGGTTAGGTAGCCCTACCAGCACTTTAGGGCAGGGTGGGCCAAACGGCTCGGTAACTTATGGCGATATTACCAACCTAGTTAACGAAAATACTTTAACCTATAACAAAGTATTTGCCCGCAAACACGCATTGAATGTTTTGGTTGGTTTCACTATGGGCCAAAACACCACCTCTACAAGTGGCGGCGGGGCCATACTGGTACCCAACGAAAGCCTGGGTGTAAATGGTTTAAGCCAGGGGCAGCCGTTTTCCATCACCAGCTCAAAATCGACTAATACGCTGGTGTCGTTTTTAAGCAGGGTAAATTACAACTACGATTCTAAATACCTGGCTACGGCAAGTTTTCGTACCGATGGATCATCTAAATTTTTAGATGGTAACATCTGGGGATATTTTCCATCCGGTTCGTTAGCATGGCGTTTTTCGCAAGAAAACTTTGCCAAGCCATTGAAATTCCTGTCGGATGGCAAAATCCGCGCCAGCTACGGTATTACCGGTAATAACCGCGTAAACGACCAGGCGGCTTATGCTTTGCTTGGCCAGGGCGGTGCGGCGGGTGCTTATACGCCGGGCAACGTATATATAAGCGGTGCATACCCGCTAAACCTGGCTAATCCTAATTTAAAGTGGGAGAATACCGCTGAGGCCGACTTAGGTATCGACCTATCATTACTAAACCAACGCATCACTTTTACTGCCGACGTTTACAACAAAAAAACCACCAACCTGCTTTTAAATGCTTCGCTGCCGGGTGTTACCGGCTATGCTTCGGCGTTTCAAAATGTTGGGTCGGTACAAAACAGGGGGCTTGAATTTGCCTTATCAACAGCAAACATTACCAATAAAGATTTTACCTGGAATACGTCGTTTAATATCTCGTTCAACCGTACTAAAGTTTTGTCGCTTACATCCGGACAATCGTATTTAAACACCATTGTTAAATTTAGCGGGGCCAACTTTGTTGCGGCAAGCCCGGCGTTTATAGCGCAGGTTGGCCAGCCGGTTAGCATGTTTTACGGGCTGGTATCTGATGGCGTTTATCAAACCAGCGATTACAACCAAACATCGCCTGGCGTGTATGTTTTGAAACCCGGCATACCAACTTATGGATCAACCGTGTTAAAAACACCCGGCGCGTGGAAGTTTAAAGACCTTAACGGCGACGGTGTTATTGATGTGAACGATTTAACCACCATTGGCAACCCAAACCCTAAATTTATAGGCGGTTTCTCTAATAATTTTACTTACAAAGGGTTTGATCTGAACGTATTTTTGCAATACAGCTATGGCAACCAAATTATGAATGTTAACCGTTTATTGATGGAAGGCGGCGCAGGTGTATCGGTAACGGTAGGTGCCAACCAGTTTGCCAGCTATGCCGACAGGTGGGAACCAGACAACCCGAGCAATACTTATGCGCGGGCAGGTGCAGGCGGTGCATCACCGGCCTATTATGCTTCTAGGGATGTTGAAGATGGCTCATTTATACGCTTAAAAACCGTTAACCTTGGCTATACTTTTAAAACGGCATGGGTAAAAAAGGCTAACCTAGCAGCCCTTCGCCTTTATGCTTCGGCACAAAATTTATATACCTTAACCAAGTATTCTGGTTTAGACCCCGAAGTAAACTCGTACCCTTCGGCCTTAACAACGGGGATGGATTACTCGGGTTACCCACGTGCCAAGGTTATCACGCTTGGGCTTAATTTAACCTTTTAA